One genomic region from Acidobacteriota bacterium encodes:
- a CDS encoding rRNA pseudouridine synthase, with protein MVEERIQKLIARSGLCSRRDADRMVAEGRVTVDGRRAEPGEKVDPASAHIKVDGHHIKAPETFRYLLIYKPRGVITTCDDPEERKTVLDLVRPTVRERVYPVGRLDYHSEGLLLLTNDGGLAARVAHPRHAVVREYLVKVRGDLTDSAYRKLMAGTTIDGHHVKPRRARRASKSRGGKSTWWRVEVTEGRTHEVRELFFKAGHHVQRLRRTAIGSLRDDTLKPGDFRTLSEGEIRALRRDTASAKKRHSSSPGSRGRRTAAKPKKRPARNTEEKR; from the coding sequence ATGGTCGAGGAACGAATTCAGAAGCTCATTGCCCGATCCGGCCTGTGTTCGCGCCGGGACGCGGACAGAATGGTGGCTGAGGGGCGGGTAACGGTCGATGGGCGGCGAGCCGAGCCGGGCGAAAAGGTGGACCCCGCGTCCGCTCACATCAAAGTGGACGGCCACCACATCAAGGCGCCCGAGACCTTCCGATATCTCCTGATCTACAAGCCTCGGGGAGTCATCACTACGTGTGACGATCCCGAAGAGCGGAAAACCGTGCTCGACCTCGTGCGGCCCACCGTGCGCGAGCGCGTGTACCCGGTGGGTCGGCTTGACTACCACTCCGAGGGGCTGCTCCTCCTCACCAACGATGGAGGGCTCGCGGCACGTGTGGCGCATCCCCGCCACGCAGTCGTGCGAGAGTATCTGGTCAAGGTCCGCGGCGATCTCACCGATTCCGCCTACCGCAAATTGATGGCTGGTACCACGATCGACGGACACCACGTCAAGCCGCGACGGGCACGGCGGGCCTCGAAGAGCCGCGGCGGCAAGTCGACCTGGTGGCGGGTGGAGGTGACAGAGGGGCGGACCCACGAGGTGCGAGAGCTCTTCTTCAAGGCTGGCCATCATGTCCAACGCCTTCGCCGCACGGCCATCGGCTCCCTACGAGACGATACGTTGAAGCCCGGCGATTTCCGGACACTCTCCGAAGGGGAGATTCGCGCCCTGCGAAGGGATACCGCGAGCGCGAAAAAGCGACACTCTTCATCGCCTGGAAGCCGCGGCCGAAGAACTGCGGCGAAACCGAAAAAGCGTCCCGCTCGAAACACGGAAGAGAAACGCTGA
- the lysS gene encoding lysine--tRNA ligase codes for MENKDETQQPVETLVANRRAKLDALRELGQDPYPRRFRVEMSVSQARSRYESLTAEELEADPPSVRLGGRLIAVRGHGKVSFADLSDGAGQIQLYLRKNDLDDGSWQVFQQLDLGDFLGVAGAVFRTRAGELSIAVEDVTVLAKALRPLPEKYHGLADREGRARQRYLDLLSNPESRGVFEARSKIISSIRRRLEAADFVEVETPMMQPIAGGATARPFITHHNTLDLDLYLRIAPELYLKRLIIGGFERVFELNRNFRNEGISTRHNPEFTMLEFYWAYADYEMLMEFTEELITGVVEEVRGGLKVEWGEHIVDFSRPWRRLKMRDAILEYSDLEPADLVDRARMERAARKLDVQRIDERNDGNLLAELYEMTAEPQMIDPTFILDFPRQISPFAKSTPDDLDTVERFELFIGGMELANAFTELNDPDEQRRRLEAQATEQGGVVDEDFVLAMEHGMPPTGGEGIGIDRLVMLLTNQHSIRDAILFPQLRPRE; via the coding sequence TTGGAGAACAAGGACGAGACGCAACAACCGGTCGAGACTTTGGTTGCCAACCGTCGTGCCAAGCTCGATGCACTGCGCGAGCTCGGCCAAGACCCGTACCCCCGGCGGTTTCGGGTCGAAATGTCGGTGAGCCAGGCGCGTTCTCGGTATGAATCGTTGACCGCCGAAGAACTCGAGGCCGATCCTCCCTCGGTTCGACTCGGTGGTCGACTGATAGCGGTGCGTGGCCACGGCAAGGTTTCGTTTGCCGACCTCTCCGACGGCGCCGGCCAGATCCAGCTGTATCTGCGTAAGAACGACCTCGATGACGGCTCGTGGCAGGTATTTCAGCAGTTGGACCTCGGCGATTTTCTCGGCGTTGCAGGAGCCGTTTTTCGCACCCGTGCTGGGGAACTGAGCATTGCTGTCGAGGACGTTACGGTGCTCGCCAAAGCCCTCCGCCCTCTACCCGAGAAGTATCATGGTCTCGCCGATCGCGAGGGTCGTGCTCGGCAGCGATACCTCGACCTGCTATCGAACCCGGAATCGAGAGGCGTCTTCGAAGCGCGCTCCAAGATCATCTCGTCAATCCGTCGTCGACTGGAAGCGGCGGACTTTGTCGAGGTCGAGACACCGATGATGCAGCCGATAGCTGGCGGAGCAACCGCACGGCCGTTCATCACTCATCACAACACTTTGGACCTCGACCTCTACCTGCGAATTGCTCCTGAGCTCTACCTCAAGCGCCTGATCATAGGGGGGTTCGAGCGGGTCTTCGAACTCAATCGCAACTTTCGCAATGAAGGGATCTCGACCCGCCACAACCCAGAGTTCACGATGCTCGAGTTTTACTGGGCCTACGCGGACTACGAAATGTTGATGGAATTTACCGAGGAGCTCATCACCGGAGTCGTCGAGGAGGTCCGCGGTGGATTGAAGGTCGAATGGGGAGAGCACATTGTCGACTTCAGTCGGCCATGGCGCCGACTCAAGATGCGCGACGCCATCCTCGAGTACTCCGATCTCGAACCAGCAGACCTCGTCGATCGTGCGCGCATGGAGAGAGCCGCCCGAAAGCTCGACGTTCAGCGTATCGATGAACGCAACGACGGGAACCTGCTCGCCGAGCTTTACGAGATGACGGCGGAGCCACAGATGATCGATCCGACATTCATATTGGATTTCCCGCGCCAAATCTCGCCTTTCGCCAAATCAACGCCGGACGATCTCGATACGGTAGAGAGGTTCGAGCTCTTCATCGGCGGGATGGAGCTGGCAAACGCCTTCACCGAGCTTAACGACCCCGATGAGCAACGTCGACGGCTCGAAGCTCAGGCTACCGAACAGGGTGGCGTGGTCGACGAAGATTTTGTTCTGGCGATGGAGCACGGTATGCCGCCGACCGGGGGTGAGGGGATTGGTATTGATCGCTTGGTCATGTTGCTCACCAACCAACACTCCATCCGGGACGCGATTCTCTTTCCGCAGTTGCGTCCGCGGGAGTGA
- a CDS encoding ABC transporter permease, with the protein MSAELHLAKRYLLGLGRRTHIATVTLISMLGLGLGVLALVVTLSLLEGFQASIREEIVARAAHARITPSEGRRIEDSENLASLLQESLQEVEMVEVVRGTCLVSSLTDAVPASVIGRSDALDVGVDRILASRLQIGSGDEISVISPRQRMTPMGPLPVRVRAEVSTVLVPEPGSEEGAVRLPLEVAQRLLWGEAVVEAIELRDTSNPWKLGARVRAALGPDAEAVKVESLEDLHRPLLLALAMERVMIFVAVGLMLVVAALNLLCNVAMVAAEKRVDLAVLAGLGLPPSSLRKLFLFLGIGIGLVGATVGAVLGVVASLFLDRSGALPLPRGVFGFSSVPFQVEPATVALVVLVALALATAASWVPSRIVATREPAEGLRYE; encoded by the coding sequence ATGTCGGCTGAGCTTCATCTGGCAAAGCGATATCTGCTCGGTCTGGGGCGGCGTACCCACATTGCGACCGTGACGCTGATTTCAATGCTCGGTCTGGGACTCGGTGTGCTTGCCCTAGTGGTTACTCTTTCCCTCCTGGAGGGCTTTCAGGCGAGCATTCGCGAGGAGATTGTAGCGCGGGCGGCTCACGCTCGAATCACGCCTTCGGAGGGTCGCCGAATTGAAGATTCCGAAAATCTGGCCTCGCTTTTGCAGGAGAGTCTCCAAGAAGTGGAGATGGTCGAGGTAGTACGCGGCACGTGCCTGGTTTCATCGTTGACGGATGCCGTTCCGGCATCCGTGATCGGCCGGTCTGACGCATTGGACGTCGGTGTCGACCGGATCTTGGCCAGCCGCCTCCAGATTGGATCTGGCGACGAGATCTCTGTCATCTCGCCCCGCCAGAGAATGACGCCGATGGGACCGTTGCCGGTCAGGGTCCGGGCGGAGGTATCCACCGTTCTGGTGCCGGAGCCCGGTTCCGAGGAAGGTGCGGTTCGGCTTCCGCTGGAGGTCGCTCAGCGGCTGCTGTGGGGTGAGGCCGTGGTGGAGGCGATAGAGCTTCGCGACACGTCGAATCCGTGGAAACTGGGTGCCAGGGTGCGCGCGGCACTCGGACCCGACGCGGAAGCCGTCAAGGTCGAGAGTCTCGAGGACCTCCATCGCCCGCTCCTTCTCGCCCTTGCCATGGAACGAGTGATGATCTTTGTCGCCGTTGGCCTGATGTTGGTGGTTGCGGCCCTCAATCTGCTGTGCAACGTCGCAATGGTTGCGGCGGAAAAACGCGTCGACTTGGCGGTGTTGGCAGGCCTCGGTCTGCCGCCGAGCTCTTTGAGGAAACTCTTTCTGTTCCTTGGAATTGGTATCGGGCTGGTCGGGGCAACGGTCGGAGCTGTGCTCGGTGTAGTGGCGTCTCTTTTCCTCGACCGGAGCGGCGCATTGCCGCTCCCAAGGGGGGTATTCGGATTTTCATCCGTGCCCTTCCAAGTCGAACCCGCAACCGTGGCTTTGGTCGTGTTGGTGGCTCTCGCGTTGGCGACCGCCGCGTCTTGGGTGCCGTCTCGGATTGTCGCCACTCGAGAACCGGCCGAGGGCCTGCGCTATGAGTGA
- a CDS encoding ABC transporter ATP-binding protein, whose protein sequence is MSDTRVMVTLSGVSKGFGAGGTRIEVLKDLDLEIETGEMLAIVGPSGVGKSTLLHIVGLLDRPDDGRVELDGEPMGNLDGEARAHIRNKRIGFVFQHHYLLDELDALDNVALPLRIAGRGATASRERARELLASVSLSDRLSHFPDQLSGGEQQRVAVARALAMKPDLLLADEPTGNLDRSNSEQFFSLVRELHLMVGLTSIIVTHDEEMARKCDGIFRLAPAGENFDHV, encoded by the coding sequence ATGAGTGACACTCGTGTCATGGTGACGCTCTCCGGGGTGAGCAAGGGATTCGGTGCGGGCGGCACGAGGATCGAGGTTCTGAAGGACCTCGATCTGGAGATCGAAACAGGAGAAATGCTGGCGATTGTCGGCCCATCAGGGGTTGGCAAGAGCACGCTACTTCATATTGTGGGTCTGCTTGACCGACCCGACGACGGCCGCGTGGAGCTCGATGGAGAACCGATGGGGAACCTCGACGGCGAGGCTCGTGCGCACATCCGCAATAAGAGAATCGGCTTCGTCTTTCAGCACCACTACCTTCTCGATGAGCTGGATGCTCTGGACAACGTGGCACTTCCTCTCAGAATCGCTGGACGCGGCGCGACCGCCTCCCGCGAAAGAGCTCGCGAGCTTCTCGCCTCGGTTTCGCTTTCAGACCGGTTGAGCCACTTTCCCGATCAGTTGTCGGGCGGCGAGCAGCAGCGAGTCGCGGTTGCGCGCGCGCTGGCGATGAAGCCCGATCTCCTGCTCGCCGACGAACCCACGGGCAATCTCGATCGGTCCAATTCGGAGCAGTTCTTCTCTTTGGTGCGAGAGCTTCATTTGATGGTCGGATTGACATCAATTATAGTGACCCACGACGAAGAGATGGCCCGCAAGTGCGACGGGATCTTCCGGCTCGCACCTGCGGGCGAAAATTTCGATCATGTTTGA